A window from Catalinimonas alkaloidigena encodes these proteins:
- a CDS encoding SgcJ/EcaC family oxidoreductase, with protein MKATLLRMIATPDETQLIELFDHLADAWNRGDAQRFASYFTHDCDYVTFAGQHLKGQKAHREAHEKLFRGLLRGSRLQGRVRQIRFLSPDLALVHGTGTVQLRWQRKPSTRRESLNTSVVVRQDDGWKITAFHNVRIQPPGVFHRLRNALRLA; from the coding sequence ATGAAAGCCACCTTGCTTCGCATGATCGCCACGCCCGACGAAACCCAACTGATCGAACTGTTCGATCACCTGGCCGATGCCTGGAACCGGGGCGACGCCCAGCGGTTTGCGTCTTACTTCACGCACGACTGCGACTACGTCACGTTCGCCGGGCAGCACCTGAAGGGGCAAAAGGCCCATCGGGAGGCACACGAAAAACTATTTCGGGGCCTTCTGCGCGGTTCTAGGTTGCAGGGGCGCGTCCGCCAGATTCGTTTCCTGTCGCCCGACTTGGCCCTCGTGCACGGGACGGGCACAGTGCAACTGCGATGGCAACGGAAGCCCTCCACCCGACGCGAATCGCTGAACACCAGTGTGGTAGTACGGCAGGACGACGGCTGGAAGATTACGGCCTTTCATAACGTACGGATTCAGCCCCCCGGCGTCTTTCATCGGCTGCGGAACGCCTTGCGGCTGGCCTGA
- a CDS encoding TonB-dependent receptor, protein MTPPRPFVRACSRALRIGLWLSFSLVAATGWAQTTLSGKVTDPQGEVLVGANVYLLNTLDGASTDAEGRFAFQTEEQGAQVLVVSSLGFETLNLPVQLTDGTQEIPVKLRESVNSLNEVVIAAGSFEANSDGKVALMRPLDIASTAGAGADIAAAIQTLPGTQRTGDQTGLFVRGGDASESLTIIDGMVVQNAFQSNVPGVAQRSRFSPFQFKGISFSSGGYSARYGQALSSVLELSTLDLPEESTVSFGLNQAGLSASAAKLWENQAVEVTAGYTNLAPFLKVIPTNFDFYKIPQGGNGSARWLWKRGDTGLLKVMAMYSVTQSCITIPNPAEPGTWVRFGLTNHNSYANASYREALSAKWSLFTAASLSYNRDDIRQGSVPARNRDWRAQYRGEVAYDASEAVHVVAGVEWQRFRYQQTYDTLQSGFQEHLWAAYAEAEWKPRRWLAVKPGVRAERSTLLDRQNVGPRLSLAVMTGDHSQVSAAGGLFFQNPGNRYLLAAGQPYLSTPAVTDLRFQKAMHYIANYQWMRDDRTFRVEAYYKDYQQLIREQAPSYDPNPYRYVWWEYNNAGTGYAQGIDFFWRDKASVKNLEYWLSYSLVDTKRLYENFPEAATPTFVSNHNLNVILKYYIESLKLFVGGSYNYSSGRPYYRPDSPDFLSDRTPDYHNLALNAAYLTTIDNFFTVFYLSFDNITNRKNIFGYRYANEGQERYAIQPLLYRSLFVGVNISLSAFNKDEL, encoded by the coding sequence ATGACACCGCCTCGCCCATTTGTTCGCGCTTGTTCACGCGCTTTGCGCATCGGCCTCTGGCTGAGTTTTTCGCTAGTTGCCGCCACGGGCTGGGCACAGACCACCCTCTCCGGAAAAGTGACCGACCCGCAGGGCGAAGTGCTGGTGGGCGCGAACGTCTATCTGCTCAATACACTAGACGGGGCCTCGACCGATGCGGAGGGGCGTTTTGCGTTTCAGACCGAAGAGCAAGGCGCGCAGGTGCTGGTAGTGTCCAGCCTGGGATTTGAAACTCTCAACCTTCCCGTGCAACTCACCGATGGCACGCAGGAAATACCGGTGAAGCTGCGGGAGTCGGTCAACAGCCTGAACGAAGTGGTAATTGCGGCCGGCAGCTTTGAGGCGAATAGCGACGGCAAAGTGGCGCTGATGCGTCCACTCGACATTGCCTCGACGGCCGGGGCGGGGGCCGACATTGCTGCGGCGATTCAGACGCTTCCGGGCACGCAACGGACCGGCGACCAGACGGGGCTGTTCGTGCGGGGCGGCGACGCCAGCGAAAGCCTGACGATCATCGACGGCATGGTGGTGCAGAACGCCTTCCAGAGCAATGTGCCCGGCGTGGCACAACGGAGTCGCTTTTCACCGTTCCAGTTCAAAGGCATTTCGTTCAGCAGTGGCGGGTACAGCGCGCGTTACGGGCAGGCGCTCTCGTCGGTGCTGGAACTGAGCACGCTCGACCTGCCCGAAGAAAGTACCGTCAGCTTCGGCCTCAACCAGGCGGGACTTTCCGCCTCGGCAGCGAAACTGTGGGAAAACCAGGCGGTAGAGGTGACGGCAGGCTACACCAACCTGGCGCCCTTTCTCAAAGTCATCCCGACCAATTTCGACTTCTACAAAATTCCGCAGGGCGGCAACGGCTCGGCGCGGTGGCTCTGGAAGCGGGGCGATACCGGCTTGCTGAAGGTGATGGCGATGTACAGCGTTACCCAGAGCTGCATCACGATTCCCAACCCGGCCGAGCCGGGCACGTGGGTGCGGTTCGGCCTCACCAACCACAACTCCTACGCAAATGCTTCGTACCGCGAAGCACTCAGCGCAAAGTGGTCGCTGTTCACGGCTGCCTCCCTCAGTTACAACCGAGACGACATCCGGCAGGGGAGCGTACCGGCGCGTAACCGCGACTGGCGCGCGCAGTACCGGGGCGAGGTCGCCTACGATGCCTCCGAAGCGGTGCATGTGGTGGCAGGGGTGGAGTGGCAGCGCTTCCGGTACCAGCAGACGTACGATACGTTGCAGTCGGGTTTTCAGGAACACCTCTGGGCGGCCTACGCTGAAGCCGAGTGGAAACCTCGGCGTTGGCTGGCCGTGAAGCCGGGCGTCCGGGCCGAACGGAGTACCCTGTTGGACCGGCAGAACGTGGGGCCGCGGTTGTCGCTGGCCGTCATGACCGGCGACCACAGTCAGGTGTCGGCGGCGGGCGGGCTGTTCTTTCAGAATCCCGGCAACCGGTATCTGCTGGCGGCGGGGCAGCCTTACCTGAGCACCCCGGCGGTGACTGATCTGCGTTTCCAGAAGGCGATGCACTACATCGCCAACTACCAGTGGATGCGCGACGACCGGACCTTTCGTGTCGAAGCGTATTATAAAGATTACCAGCAGCTGATCCGCGAGCAGGCGCCGTCGTACGATCCCAATCCCTACCGCTACGTGTGGTGGGAGTATAACAACGCCGGGACCGGCTACGCCCAGGGGATCGACTTCTTCTGGCGCGACAAAGCCTCCGTCAAAAATCTGGAATACTGGCTGTCGTACAGTCTGGTGGATACCAAGCGGTTGTACGAGAACTTTCCGGAAGCGGCGACGCCCACGTTTGTCTCCAACCACAACCTGAACGTAATCCTGAAGTACTACATTGAGTCACTCAAACTCTTTGTGGGGGGGAGTTACAACTACTCCAGCGGGCGGCCCTACTACCGACCCGACAGCCCGGACTTCCTGAGCGACCGCACGCCCGACTACCACAACCTGGCGCTGAACGCGGCCTACCTCACCACCATCGACAACTTCTTTACCGTCTTCTACCTCTCGTTCGACAACATCACCAACCGCAAAAATATTTTCGGTTACCGGTACGCCAACGAAGGGCAGGAGCGCTACGCCATCCAGCCGCTGCTGTACCGCTCGCTGTTTGTGGGCGTCAACATTTCCCTTTCTGCATTTAACAAAGACGAACTCTAA
- a CDS encoding cupin domain-containing protein — translation MEKINLDDKLAQIHAHWQPHLVGELNGQHVKLAKLKGEFVWHHHEAEDELFLVVRGTLEMHFRDRTVELHAGEMLIVPRGVEHRPVAPEEVEIMLFEPASTLNTGNVRNERTVDHLKRL, via the coding sequence ATGGAAAAGATTAACCTGGACGACAAATTAGCGCAGATCCACGCGCACTGGCAGCCCCATCTGGTAGGCGAACTCAACGGGCAGCATGTAAAATTGGCGAAGCTGAAGGGCGAATTCGTCTGGCATCACCACGAGGCGGAAGACGAACTGTTTCTGGTGGTACGAGGCACCCTGGAAATGCATTTCCGCGACCGCACGGTCGAGCTGCACGCCGGCGAGATGCTCATCGTTCCGCGGGGCGTCGAACATCGCCCGGTGGCACCTGAGGAGGTCGAGATAATGCTCTTCGAACCCGCCAGTACCCTCAACACGGGCAACGTCCGCAACGAACGCACAGTCGATCACCTGAAACGACTATAG